A region of Pseudarthrobacter sp. NIBRBAC000502770 DNA encodes the following proteins:
- the lepB gene encoding signal peptidase I produces the protein MHQTKRQPRRMGWRFVFPALILAIAISGLVRSLWLDVYFIPSESMEPLLEGGDRILVSRTDFQTEPIRHGDVVVFDGRGSFAPLNSGKGPLVDATASAMQWVGLAGSDTTYVKRVIGLPGDTVVCCDAGGKVTVNGTALDEPYVFPGDAPSTQKFNTVVPEGRLWLMGDHRSVSADSRSLLGAPGGGLVPLDRVIGRPVQILWPLDRFAPVARPPAPGPTTENGR, from the coding sequence ATGCACCAGACAAAACGCCAGCCCCGCAGAATGGGCTGGCGTTTTGTCTTTCCGGCCCTGATCCTTGCCATCGCCATCAGCGGTTTGGTCAGGTCCTTGTGGCTCGATGTCTATTTCATTCCCTCGGAGTCCATGGAACCGCTCCTGGAAGGCGGCGACCGGATCCTTGTCTCCCGCACCGATTTCCAAACCGAACCTATCCGGCATGGCGACGTTGTCGTCTTCGACGGGCGCGGGAGTTTTGCGCCCCTGAACAGCGGCAAAGGCCCTTTGGTAGATGCCACTGCATCTGCGATGCAATGGGTCGGGCTGGCCGGCAGCGACACTACCTACGTCAAACGCGTGATCGGCCTTCCCGGTGACACCGTGGTCTGCTGTGATGCCGGAGGGAAAGTCACGGTCAACGGGACAGCACTGGATGAGCCCTATGTCTTCCCCGGGGATGCGCCGAGCACGCAGAAGTTCAATACGGTGGTCCCCGAGGGCAGGCTGTGGCTGATGGGGGACCACCGTTCTGTTTCCGCCGATTCACGCAGCCTGCTCGGTGCTCCGGGAGGCGGACTCGTTCCACTTGACCGGGTGATCGGCAGGCCGGTCCAGATCCTCTGGCCGCTTGATAGATTTGCCCCAGTAGCACGGCCGCCTGCACCGGGGCCCACAACAGAGAACGGACGGTAA
- the lepB gene encoding signal peptidase I, giving the protein MPENQARNPEPRHDGASEEPAVPASSSEPGEGTGPEAPASRRSRLGSKAAGKSAGNPFLGWLKEIATVVVIAVVLSFLIKTFLFRAFFIPSESMVNTLDVDDRIFVNLLVPEPFALSRGDVVVFRDTKGWLPPAPAKAQGPFTWVQDGLTFVGLLPDNSEQHLVKRVIGLPGDHVVCCDTGGKLTINGTAIDETYINPAEVPQVRNFDVTVPEGKVWVMGDNRNHSADSRAHMETDGGFVDLKDLEGKAAVIAWPLNRIKTLDNYPDVFKSVPAAR; this is encoded by the coding sequence ATGCCCGAGAACCAAGCGCGGAACCCTGAACCGCGCCATGACGGCGCTTCCGAGGAACCGGCCGTTCCAGCTTCTTCTTCCGAGCCGGGCGAAGGCACTGGGCCGGAAGCTCCAGCCAGCAGGCGGAGTAGGTTGGGGTCCAAAGCCGCCGGCAAGTCCGCCGGGAATCCCTTCCTGGGCTGGCTGAAGGAAATTGCCACCGTGGTTGTCATCGCGGTGGTGCTGTCTTTCCTTATCAAGACCTTCCTCTTCCGCGCCTTCTTCATCCCGTCCGAATCAATGGTGAACACCCTGGACGTCGACGACAGGATTTTCGTCAACCTCCTGGTTCCCGAGCCCTTCGCCCTGAGCCGCGGCGACGTCGTCGTCTTCCGTGACACCAAGGGATGGTTGCCGCCGGCCCCGGCCAAGGCACAGGGCCCCTTCACCTGGGTCCAGGACGGACTGACGTTCGTGGGGCTCCTGCCGGACAACTCTGAGCAGCACCTCGTCAAGCGGGTCATCGGACTGCCGGGCGACCACGTGGTCTGCTGCGACACCGGCGGTAAACTGACCATCAACGGCACTGCCATCGACGAGACGTACATCAACCCCGCCGAAGTCCCGCAGGTCCGCAACTTCGATGTCACCGTCCCGGAGGGCAAGGTGTGGGTGATGGGTGATAACCGGAACCACTCCGCAGACTCCCGCGCGCACATGGAGACCGACGGCGGATTCGTCGACCTCAAGGACCTCGAGGGCAAGGCTGCCGTGATTGCATGGCCGTTGAACAGGATCAAGACGCTGGACAATTACCCGGACGTCTTCAAGAGCGTTCCGGCGGCCCGCTGA
- a CDS encoding DUF2469 domain-containing protein, which yields MSAEDLENYETDMELQLYREYRDVVGLFSYVVETERRFYLANHVDLQARSADGEVYFDLTLQDAWVWDVYRSARFVKSVRVLTFKDVNVEELPRNEELALPKDVDLGN from the coding sequence ATGAGTGCCGAAGATCTTGAGAACTATGAAACCGACATGGAGCTTCAGCTCTACCGTGAGTACCGCGACGTCGTCGGTTTGTTCAGCTACGTTGTCGAGACCGAGCGGCGCTTCTACCTGGCCAACCACGTGGACCTCCAGGCCCGCAGCGCCGACGGCGAGGTCTACTTCGACCTGACCCTCCAGGACGCCTGGGTCTGGGACGTCTACCGTTCCGCCCGCTTCGTGAAGAGCGTCAGGGTGCTGACCTTCAAGGACGTCAACGTCGAGGAGCTGCCCCGCAACGAGGAGCTCGCGCTGCCCAAGGATGTGGACCTGGGAAACTAG
- the rplS gene encoding 50S ribosomal protein L19, translating into MHILDSLDAASLRNDVPQFRAGDTLKVHVNIIEGKNTRVQVFQGFVLGRQGDGVRETFTVRKVSFGVGVERTFPVHSPIIEKIEVVTKGDVRRAKLYYMRALRGKAAKIKEKRDFSTAK; encoded by the coding sequence ATGCATATTCTCGATTCCCTCGACGCAGCCTCGCTGCGCAACGATGTTCCGCAGTTCCGCGCGGGCGACACCCTCAAGGTGCACGTGAACATCATCGAAGGCAAGAACACCCGTGTCCAGGTCTTCCAGGGCTTCGTCCTGGGCCGCCAGGGTGACGGCGTTCGCGAAACCTTCACGGTCCGCAAGGTTTCCTTCGGTGTCGGTGTGGAGCGTACCTTCCCGGTGCACTCCCCGATCATCGAAAAGATCGAGGTTGTCACCAAGGGTGACGTCCGCCGCGCCAAGCTGTACTACATGCGTGCGCTGCGCGGCAAGGCTGCCAAGATCAAGGAAAAGCGCGACTTCAGCACCGCAAAGTAA
- a CDS encoding YraN family protein, which translates to MKSKDLLGRRGEDLAVGYLEALGMLVLERNWRCPGGEIDIVALDGDALVIAEVKTRRSLDYGHPFEAVGPEKLARLHRLGAAWCRDRELRMPLRRVDVVAVLDDGGGEPLVEHLKGVG; encoded by the coding sequence ATGAAATCCAAAGACCTGTTGGGCCGGCGCGGCGAAGACCTCGCCGTGGGTTATCTCGAAGCGCTGGGCATGCTGGTGCTGGAGCGGAACTGGCGGTGCCCCGGGGGTGAGATCGACATCGTTGCCCTGGACGGTGATGCGCTGGTCATCGCCGAAGTCAAAACGCGCCGCTCCCTGGACTACGGCCACCCGTTCGAGGCGGTGGGCCCGGAAAAGCTTGCGCGGCTGCACCGGCTGGGTGCCGCATGGTGCCGTGACCGCGAGCTGCGGATGCCGCTGCGGCGCGTGGACGTCGTCGCGGTCCTGGACGACGGCGGCGGGGAACCCCTGGTGGAGCACCTCAAGGGGGTGGGGTGA
- a CDS encoding ribonuclease HII has product MSSAVQASPATPARPARKAAASGTKAPTLRHERTFKAQGVRFLAGVDEVGRGALAGPVSVGIAVVDLERQKPLAGVRDSKLLSPAERERLDPLVRRWSVASAVGHATAGEIDSLGIIAALRLAGTRAWGSIIAAGVVPEAVLLDGSHNWLSPADQLSLFDQPVVEAACEAPVHTKVKADMQCLSVAAASVIAKVERDRMMRHLHTEYPDYGWNINKGYATAAHRSVLRAAGPTPYHRVSWRLLGGELQDAAGSNVDAPDRD; this is encoded by the coding sequence ATGTCCTCCGCGGTCCAGGCTTCCCCAGCCACCCCAGCGCGTCCGGCCCGCAAGGCTGCCGCCAGCGGAACCAAGGCGCCAACGTTGCGGCATGAGCGCACCTTCAAAGCCCAGGGAGTCCGGTTCCTGGCCGGCGTTGACGAGGTGGGCCGGGGAGCGCTTGCAGGACCCGTGAGCGTGGGAATCGCCGTCGTGGATCTTGAGCGCCAAAAGCCGCTGGCCGGGGTGCGCGACAGCAAGCTGCTGAGCCCGGCCGAGCGGGAACGGCTCGATCCTCTGGTGCGGCGCTGGAGCGTGGCCTCCGCGGTGGGACACGCCACCGCCGGGGAGATCGATTCGCTCGGCATCATCGCCGCCCTGCGGCTTGCCGGAACCCGTGCCTGGGGCAGCATCATCGCTGCGGGCGTTGTCCCGGAAGCTGTGCTGCTGGATGGAAGCCACAACTGGCTCTCACCCGCAGACCAACTGTCCCTTTTCGACCAGCCCGTCGTGGAGGCCGCCTGCGAGGCCCCGGTGCACACCAAGGTCAAGGCCGACATGCAGTGCCTCAGCGTGGCCGCCGCGAGCGTCATCGCGAAGGTGGAGCGGGACCGGATGATGCGCCACCTGCACACCGAATACCCGGACTACGGCTGGAACATCAACAAGGGCTACGCCACGGCAGCCCACCGGTCCGTCCTCCGCGCAGCCGGGCCGACGCCCTACCACCGGGTGAGCTGGCGCCTCCTGGGCGGCGAACTCCAGGACGCAGCGGGTTCCAACGTGGACGCACCGGACCGGGACTGA